From the genome of Cuculus canorus isolate bCucCan1 unplaced genomic scaffold, bCucCan1.pri scaffold_79_arrow_ctg1, whole genome shotgun sequence, one region includes:
- the LOC128850801 gene encoding translation initiation factor IF-2-like, which translates to MAAAVRARGRPLPAVCTALRPRCPAPSAGGGARAVRERGGSRSPRGEESAGGASAGERSRRPGPGPEQGAAPPPAEPAESAAARTGHGGRGAGSRPGSLSVAPVMPRGGARSSGGARPAPSRRRLLPGPGWPRRGEAEASRGRRVLRGGCRSRAPCAGRAAAASPATSSSPSCSGGSSSRCPTSGSAASAAGRDSRKVTRNDLQGLGDALHPGQGGATAQQPPPH; encoded by the exons ATGGCAGCTGCAGTCCGAGCCCGGgggcgccccctgccggccgTGTGCACCGCGCTCCGGCCCCGCTGCCCGGCTCCCTCCGCGGGAGGCGGCGCCCGCGCTGTTCGCGAACGCGGCGGGTCCCGCTCGCCGCGGGGCGAGGAGAGCGCGGGCGGCGCCTCTGCCGGGGAGCGGAGCCGGCGGCCCGGCCCGGGACCGGAGCAGGGGGCGGCCCCTCCTCCTGCCGAGCCGGCCGAAAGCGCCGCTGCCCGCACCGGACATGGCGGCCGCGGCGCCGGAAGCCGCCCCGGAAGCCTTTCCGTCGCTCCCGTGATGCCCCGCGGTGGCGCCCGTTCGAGCGGcggcgcccgccccgcgccgagCAGGAGGCGGCTTCTCCCCGGCCCTGGATGGCCGCGGCGGGGCGAAGCAGAAGCGAGCCGGGGGCGGCGTGTCCTCCGGGGCGGGTGCCGTTCCCGGGCGCCGTGTGCCGGGAGAGCGGCTGCCGCTTCGCCCGCGACCTCCTCAAGCCCGTCCTGTagcggcggcagcagctccCGCTGCCCTACGAGCGGCTCGGCTGCTTCTGCCGCCGG GCGGGACAGCAGGAAGGTGACAAGGAATGATCTACAGGGACTCGGGGATGCTCTTCATCCCGGCCAAGGAGGAGCCACTGCACAGCAGCCTCCCCCCCACTGA